From the Candidatus Bathyarchaeota archaeon genome, the window GTTTTGTCCAGATGTCATGGTAGTTTGCTCCTTGCAGTTTGTTTCGGGTGGCTTGGGATAGTTATTCTGGTTTTAAGGGCGTTGACTATGATGAGTCCGAATATGCCTCCGATGATGCCGCCGATTGCGTGGTTTGCGGCGAATGTGATGACTGTCCAGATGGGGTTGAGGTTCATGAAAATGCTTCCGATGATTAGGCCGGCTGCGCCTGCGCATATTGTGGAAAATGAGATCATGCTTATGGTGCTGGGTATTGGTTTTTCGAAGCAGTTACTGTAACCTATTATTCTTGTTAGGATGTCGAAGAGTATGCTTGCTGCCATGAAACCGAGCATGTGGGAGCCGCCTCGTAGTGCGAACGTTAGTATTGTGACTATCAGTCCAGTCAGTGAGATTGCGCCAAACTTTCTTGTCCACCATGCAACTAGTATTAATGATGTGAAGGCTAGAAAATCGCATAGAAATGGCATGTGGGTCATCCGCCAGAAAATTGGAGAGAATGTGTTATTCAAAACCGCCCATAAAGCGGCGTACATGACTATGGCGGTTATGTCTCGCGTGTTGAAGTAAGCCACGGGTAACACCTTTTTTACAAAAAGTATTACTGTGCTTGATAAAAGCTTTATGGTAACGTGCCAAACAGTTCAATGGGGAAAAAGGATATGAGCAAAATTGTTCGTGTCGGCGTTACTTTTCCGCCTGATCTGCTTAAAGAGCTTGATGAAGTGCTTGAGGGGATGAGTTATGAGAGCAGGTCTAAGGCGATTCAGGACTCTGTGAGCGCTTTTGTCAGCGAACACAAGTGGCTTCGGGAGCAAAAGGGAATAAGAGTTGGCGTCTTAGTGGTACTTTATGACCATGAGGTGAAGGGCTTAAATGAAGCTCTTATCGACACTCAACATGAGCATGCTGACGTGATCTATTCCTCCATGCATATTCATCTAAGCGAACGAAACTGCCTCGAGGCCATAGCGGTAAAGGGCGAGGCCGAAGAAATTAAAAAACTAACCCAAGAGTTGAAGACAAAGAAGGGAGTGAAACAGGTCAAATTATCCATAGTTTACTGAATAATTCAGCAAAATGTTTCTTACTCCATCCATTATTCTAAGCTTTGATGCCATTTTGCATGCATGCAGTTATTTTGCAGGTTCTTCCATTAGCATCAACATCAACTCCTCCGCAAAAGCTGCAAAAATAATGTATATCTCTTTCCATGCATGCATCCGCAAGTGACATGACAAAAAACGTACACGTAGACATTAACGAATCTTAACATACTTATACGCTTCAGTCATATTCTCAAAGCAGAAGTGAACCTTCTGGAAATCTTTCCGAAACTCAATGACATCCTTCTTCACTTTGTTCACGTCTTCTTTGTCAATGACAACCCTTTTCATAAACTCCGCAATATCAGCCATTTCATTCTCCTTCATTCCCAACCTCGTAACCTCGCTAGTTCCTAAACGAATACCGCCAGGGTGCATAAAATGACGGCCAGCCTTGATGTCCCAAGGAAGCAGATTTCGATTCAAAATGACATTCGCCTTCTCTAATTCTCCTTCAATATTACCCCCGTCACCATACTTTGTAATATCAACCAAAACCACATGTGACTCAGTGAAGCCCTTATGCTCAGCCAAAACATTAAAACCACGCTCAAACAAAGCCTGACCCAAAGCTTTCGCATTCCTAACAACCTGTTTAACATACTCCTTACCAAACTCAAGCAACTCAGCACAAGCTATAGCAACACCAGCCACAGCGTGAAGATGATGATTACTCGAAAGCCCAGGAAATGTCGCCCGCTTAATCCTATCCGCATACCGGTCCCAAGACAACACACCACCATGCTGAGGACCAAACAACGTCTTGTGAGTACTTAACGTAACAACGTCAGCCCCTTCCCTCAAAGGATCCTGAAAACACCCTCCAGCAATCAAACCAGCCACATGAGCCGCATCATACGCCACAGTTGCTCCCACATCACGAAACGTATCAGCCAACTCACGCACAGGATGCGGAAACGGAAAAACACTGGCACCAAACATCACTAGCTTAGGAGCCTTTCCCTTCTCCACGAGCTTCTTAACCCTCTCCTTCGTCCTATCAACATCAATATTCAACTCCTTATGATCTAAAGCAAGATATTCCACCACCAAGTCGCGAACAGCCCCAGCAGTTCCCCCAAACTTCTTCTTCCCCATGCTAATGTGACCCCCGCAAGGAATAGGCAAAGCCATCATAACATCACCAGGGTCTGTGAACGCCGTATAAAGCACCAAATTCGACATAACACCTGATATGGGGCGGACATCAACAAACTCCGCCTTGAACAGTTTCTTCATCAACTCAATGCAAAGAAGCTCCACTCGATCAATGTACACGCATCCCGCGTACACACGCTCTTCAGGCCAGCCTTCCGCATATCGATTTCCAAAATCGGTTACTAATGCCTCACGCACAGCCGGGCTTGGCACATTCTCGCTTGCAATCAGCGGAACCGCCTC encodes:
- the nikR gene encoding nickel-responsive transcriptional regulator NikR, with product MPNSSMGKKDMSKIVRVGVTFPPDLLKELDEVLEGMSYESRSKAIQDSVSAFVSEHKWLREQKGIRVGVLVVLYDHEVKGLNEALIDTQHEHADVIYSSMHIHLSERNCLEAIAVKGEAEEIKKLTQELKTKKGVKQVKLSIVY
- a CDS encoding serine hydroxymethyltransferase codes for the protein MTSAREYYDQTFGFLQQHHRWFREAVPLIASENVPSPAVREALVTDFGNRYAEGWPEERVYAGCVYIDRVELLCIELMKKLFKAEFVDVRPISGVMSNLVLYTAFTDPGDVMMALPIPCGGHISMGKKKFGGTAGAVRDLVVEYLALDHKELNIDVDRTKERVKKLVEKGKAPKLVMFGASVFPFPHPVRELADTFRDVGATVAYDAAHVAGLIAGGCFQDPLREGADVVTLSTHKTLFGPQHGGVLSWDRYADRIKRATFPGLSSNHHLHAVAGVAIACAELLEFGKEYVKQVVRNAKALGQALFERGFNVLAEHKGFTESHVVLVDITKYGDGGNIEGELEKANVILNRNLLPWDIKAGRHFMHPGGIRLGTSEVTRLGMKENEMADIAEFMKRVVIDKEDVNKVKKDVIEFRKDFQKVHFCFENMTEAYKYVKIR